In Arcanobacterium wilhelmae, the following are encoded in one genomic region:
- a CDS encoding polyprenol monophosphomannose synthase — protein MSVLICIPTYNEIESLPVAVKRTHSAVPDAEILVIDDASPDGTGELADRLAEEDPRIHVLHRESKNGLGKAYLDGFSWALERGYQYVVEMDADGSHRPEQLPLLLERAYASDAPDLVIGSRWTHGGEVVNWPKSREVLSRGGNLYIKLWLGLPAKDATAGYRVYRTDTLAKIDFDSVESAGYFFQVDMTEKIHRLGGKIVEVPISFHEREAGVSKMSGSIVQEALIRATKLGIAHRSEQVRALVSKLRQK, from the coding sequence GTGAGCGTACTGATTTGTATCCCGACGTATAACGAAATCGAATCCCTTCCGGTGGCCGTCAAGCGCACCCACAGCGCAGTTCCCGACGCCGAGATCCTGGTGATCGACGACGCGTCACCGGACGGTACGGGAGAGCTCGCAGACCGACTCGCCGAGGAGGATCCGCGCATCCACGTACTTCATCGCGAATCGAAGAACGGGCTGGGGAAGGCCTACTTGGACGGATTCTCGTGGGCGCTCGAGCGCGGCTATCAGTACGTGGTGGAGATGGATGCGGATGGTTCTCATCGCCCCGAGCAACTCCCGTTGCTCCTCGAGCGCGCTTACGCCTCGGATGCGCCGGATCTCGTGATTGGCTCGCGGTGGACGCACGGTGGGGAAGTTGTGAACTGGCCCAAGAGCAGGGAAGTGCTCTCGCGTGGAGGCAACCTCTACATCAAGCTGTGGCTCGGGTTACCTGCAAAGGATGCAACTGCCGGATACCGCGTGTATCGCACCGATACGCTTGCGAAGATTGATTTTGATTCCGTCGAATCTGCGGGGTATTTCTTCCAGGTGGATATGACGGAGAAAATTCACCGCCTGGGTGGAAAGATTGTCGAGGTGCCGATCTCGTTCCATGAGCGTGAAGCTGGTGTATCGAAGATGAGCGGATCAATCGTCCAGGAGGCCTTGATTCGCGCGACGAAGCTGGGAATTGCGCATCGCTCAGAGCAAGTGCGCGCACTGGTTTCGAAGTTGCGTCAGAAGTAA
- a CDS encoding RNA polymerase-binding protein RbpA, producing MAERSLRGMKIGANSLESDAGVAFVERREEEYLCPNGHRFFVTLAAEAEAPAKWECKCGQMADLVRGGGVEENKKVKPARTHWDMILERRSLDELQVLLDERLELLRAGKLRSRRPQH from the coding sequence ATGGCAGAACGTTCACTGCGTGGAATGAAAATTGGCGCTAACTCGCTCGAGTCCGACGCCGGCGTCGCCTTTGTGGAGCGTCGCGAGGAAGAATACCTGTGCCCGAACGGTCACCGTTTCTTCGTCACGCTCGCCGCTGAGGCCGAGGCTCCTGCCAAGTGGGAATGCAAGTGCGGCCAAATGGCTGATCTCGTTCGCGGCGGCGGCGTAGAAGAAAATAAGAAGGTCAAGCCGGCCCGCACCCACTGGGATATGATCCTCGAACGTCGTTCGCTCGACGAGCTCCAGGTGCTTCTCGATGAGCGCCTTGAACTTCTGCGCGCGGGCAAGTTGCGCTCACGCCGCCCGCAGCACTGA
- the lnt gene encoding apolipoprotein N-acyltransferase, with the protein MKNILISVLLAVGGGVVQWCAGEPLGWWPLGFFGLAALWGVSTRASAGAAAWWGFIWGSSYFLLLFDWAASAAHTVLAQIGLAAVEAMFVALVALLWNGASRYRRAAIPLAAVIWVAVEYVRSTWPLGGMPWGSVGYTFVDSPLVRLAPYGSVELVSLVAVGVSIALAQALRSRRKVAIAGAVVVGAGVVGGSVFLPIGAAPSGHLDAAIVQGSVPSPPGPDRALTVTRNHVEAALGVLEKNPDVIFLPESTSDLDFRRDPDAGALIERLTSATDVPILLGSQSYSGNTRLNEYILLVHGKVTATYAKQHPVPFGEYIPWREQIRAITRSVDQVAVDMIAGSDPAAIRVPVGKADVMLATPICFEIADTAVVAEAVRLGAELIVAPTNNATFQGTGEPHQQFAIARFRAIETARSVVQVSTSGITGVIDPRGNVAYSVIDNVPDARVVRVQLADAETFSTRTEPTRVSVTYALGAVGGILAVRALLSKKRRTRQ; encoded by the coding sequence GTGAAGAATATACTCATCTCAGTTCTGCTTGCCGTTGGCGGGGGCGTCGTGCAATGGTGTGCCGGTGAGCCTCTCGGTTGGTGGCCGCTTGGATTTTTTGGACTGGCTGCCCTCTGGGGGGTCAGTACCCGAGCGAGTGCAGGCGCAGCCGCATGGTGGGGGTTCATCTGGGGAAGTTCTTACTTTCTTCTCCTGTTCGACTGGGCGGCCAGCGCTGCTCACACTGTGCTTGCTCAAATTGGACTTGCCGCGGTTGAGGCGATGTTCGTTGCTCTCGTGGCTCTTTTGTGGAACGGTGCGAGTCGATACCGTCGTGCGGCCATTCCTCTCGCTGCGGTGATTTGGGTGGCGGTCGAGTATGTGCGCTCCACGTGGCCACTTGGTGGAATGCCGTGGGGGAGCGTCGGGTACACGTTCGTCGATTCGCCTCTGGTGCGTCTCGCGCCCTACGGTTCGGTTGAGCTAGTCTCGCTTGTCGCAGTCGGCGTGTCGATCGCGTTGGCACAGGCGCTACGCTCCCGTCGAAAAGTTGCTATCGCCGGCGCCGTCGTCGTCGGTGCGGGAGTCGTTGGGGGGAGCGTTTTCCTGCCGATTGGTGCGGCGCCGTCGGGCCACCTCGACGCCGCGATTGTTCAGGGGTCAGTTCCGTCACCTCCGGGGCCGGATCGCGCGCTGACCGTCACGCGCAACCACGTCGAGGCTGCTCTCGGAGTGCTTGAGAAAAACCCGGACGTGATCTTTCTCCCGGAGTCCACATCCGACCTCGACTTCCGCCGTGATCCCGACGCCGGTGCGCTCATTGAGCGATTAACTTCCGCTACCGACGTTCCGATTTTGCTCGGATCGCAGAGCTATTCGGGCAACACCCGACTGAACGAGTACATTCTGCTCGTGCATGGCAAAGTCACCGCTACATACGCGAAACAACACCCCGTTCCCTTTGGGGAGTATATTCCGTGGCGCGAGCAGATCCGTGCGATCACCAGGTCGGTGGATCAAGTTGCCGTGGACATGATTGCAGGGAGTGACCCTGCGGCGATTCGTGTGCCGGTGGGGAAAGCGGATGTCATGCTCGCCACTCCGATCTGTTTCGAGATTGCCGACACCGCCGTCGTTGCTGAAGCGGTACGGCTCGGTGCTGAGCTTATCGTCGCTCCAACGAACAATGCGACGTTCCAGGGCACAGGGGAGCCGCACCAGCAGTTCGCAATCGCTCGTTTCCGAGCGATCGAAACGGCGCGCTCGGTGGTGCAGGTGTCGACATCGGGGATCACAGGTGTGATCGATCCACGGGGAAACGTTGCATACTCAGTGATCGATAACGTGCCCGATGCTCGCGTTGTGCGCGTGCAGTTGGCCGATGCAGAGACGTTCTCAACTCGCACCGAGCCCACTCGCGTTTCCGTGACATACGCGCTGGGGGCTGTGGGCGGTATCCTTGCTGTTAGAGCACTATTGAGTAAAAAGAGAAGGACGAGACAGTGA
- the pepN gene encoding aminopeptidase N, producing MTENLQRSEAMARSAALEIATYRVHLNLSESTTDQKYFPVSTVVQLTVHEEISTFMDFIGESVTFLRVDEEILTPHFDGARVTLPTLSVGDHEIEVRGHALYSRTGEGLHRFVDPADGETYLYTQFEPADARRVFPNFEQPDLKASFLIGITAPASWAVISNERQVTEHPAGENSQGTPLARFGFQDTKRMSTYLTAFIAGPYTRFTDEYEGIKLGFYTRKTLAPHFDSDAVALITKQGLATFPEAFGMPYPWGKYDSIFVPEYNLGAMENPGAVTFNENAYIYRGAATRAQYAGRANTILHEMSHMWFGDLVTPKWWDDLWLKESFAEFMGAWASVEATEFTEAWSNFAGARISWAMANDQYPTTHPIVADIVDLEAADQNFDGITYAKGAAVLRQLVAFVGQEAFFAGARTYFQAHKFGNATLKDLLHELQVASNRDLSEWARQWLQSTSVSTLRAERTDAGLRLVQEGTDINGNAITRPHRFSVRSLRATDGVLSTVATEQVELTTDVVIPWEKLGGADVDAVVANSGAETYAKIALDERSLASVLATDVDDDLTRSVISTALWQMVRDARLDPREYVHFVLSQPHAQPALLSQRTTAALSVSLDLAHPHLRPGLAREMFEGAREILADLEPGTDTHTTWSRTLARAGAMMPESVDTLRTHLEESSDQDLRWGFLKALAALGVAGEAELSAELGRSGTSADKVAHLEALSLLPGSRAATLEKLLGGENSNLEAQALIDGFSHPSGADEAKAAYPDYFAHATEIWEKFSQEIAERILYGLYPATDRGEGEGLTPAQEWLAQNESAPGALRKLILDEADDHARKLRIQEAFN from the coding sequence ATGACTGAAAATCTGCAACGCTCAGAAGCGATGGCACGCTCTGCCGCGCTCGAGATCGCAACGTACCGCGTCCACCTGAATCTCTCTGAGTCCACCACCGACCAGAAATACTTTCCCGTGAGCACGGTCGTCCAGCTGACCGTCCACGAGGAGATCAGCACGTTTATGGACTTCATCGGCGAGTCTGTGACGTTCCTGCGCGTCGATGAAGAGATCCTGACACCACATTTCGACGGCGCACGAGTTACGTTGCCCACCCTGTCCGTGGGCGACCATGAGATCGAGGTGCGCGGGCACGCCCTCTATTCTCGCACCGGCGAAGGCCTTCACCGATTTGTCGATCCGGCCGACGGCGAAACCTACCTCTACACCCAGTTCGAGCCGGCAGACGCTCGCCGCGTTTTCCCGAACTTCGAGCAGCCAGATCTCAAGGCGAGTTTCCTCATCGGAATCACTGCCCCGGCGTCGTGGGCGGTGATCTCGAACGAACGTCAGGTGACGGAGCACCCCGCGGGCGAGAACTCGCAAGGCACGCCTCTAGCGCGTTTCGGCTTCCAGGACACAAAGCGTATGTCCACCTACCTCACGGCGTTCATTGCGGGCCCGTACACGCGTTTCACAGACGAATATGAGGGCATCAAGCTCGGCTTCTACACGCGCAAAACACTGGCGCCGCACTTCGATTCCGACGCCGTTGCGCTGATCACGAAGCAGGGCCTGGCAACATTCCCCGAGGCTTTCGGCATGCCCTACCCGTGGGGAAAGTACGATTCCATTTTCGTTCCCGAGTACAACCTCGGCGCGATGGAGAACCCCGGCGCCGTCACTTTCAACGAAAACGCCTACATTTACCGCGGAGCAGCAACTCGCGCCCAGTACGCTGGACGCGCCAACACGATCCTTCATGAGATGAGCCACATGTGGTTCGGGGATCTTGTCACGCCCAAGTGGTGGGACGATTTGTGGCTCAAGGAGTCGTTTGCAGAGTTCATGGGCGCGTGGGCATCGGTTGAGGCGACCGAATTCACCGAGGCGTGGTCGAACTTTGCGGGCGCGCGTATTTCCTGGGCAATGGCGAACGATCAATATCCCACTACTCATCCGATCGTAGCCGATATTGTCGATCTTGAGGCAGCTGATCAGAACTTTGACGGCATCACCTACGCGAAGGGTGCAGCCGTGCTCCGCCAGCTGGTGGCCTTCGTGGGTCAGGAGGCGTTCTTCGCCGGTGCTCGCACTTATTTCCAGGCGCACAAGTTTGGCAACGCAACGCTGAAGGATCTTCTTCACGAACTGCAGGTTGCCTCGAACCGCGACCTGTCCGAGTGGGCACGCCAGTGGCTCCAGTCGACGTCGGTCTCAACGCTTCGTGCCGAGCGCACGGACGCGGGTCTCCGCCTCGTTCAAGAGGGTACTGACATCAACGGTAACGCGATCACCCGACCGCACCGTTTCTCGGTGCGTTCGTTGCGTGCCACCGACGGCGTGCTGAGCACCGTTGCGACGGAGCAGGTGGAGCTCACCACCGACGTCGTGATCCCCTGGGAGAAACTCGGCGGAGCCGACGTCGATGCCGTCGTTGCGAACTCCGGTGCGGAAACGTACGCAAAGATCGCGCTCGACGAGCGCTCGCTGGCATCTGTGCTTGCCACCGACGTCGACGACGACCTCACCCGCTCCGTCATCTCCACGGCGCTGTGGCAGATGGTTCGTGACGCACGCCTCGACCCGCGCGAGTACGTCCACTTCGTGCTTTCGCAGCCACACGCCCAACCGGCGTTGCTCTCGCAGCGCACGACGGCGGCGCTGTCTGTTTCGCTTGACCTCGCGCATCCGCACCTTCGCCCCGGTCTGGCTCGTGAAATGTTCGAGGGCGCACGCGAGATTCTTGCAGACCTCGAGCCTGGAACCGATACTCATACCACATGGTCGCGCACCTTGGCCCGCGCCGGCGCCATGATGCCCGAGAGTGTCGACACGCTCCGCACCCATCTCGAAGAATCGTCGGATCAGGATCTGCGCTGGGGGTTCCTTAAGGCGCTTGCAGCGCTCGGGGTTGCGGGTGAAGCTGAGCTTTCCGCCGAACTTGGACGTTCTGGCACCTCTGCCGACAAGGTTGCACACCTCGAGGCTCTGTCGCTCCTGCCGGGCTCGCGCGCGGCGACGCTGGAGAAGTTATTGGGAGGCGAGAACTCTAACCTCGAGGCCCAGGCCCTGATCGACGGATTTTCGCATCCTTCGGGCGCGGACGAAGCGAAGGCCGCCTACCCAGACTATTTCGCTCACGCAACCGAAATTTGGGAGAAGTTTTCTCAGGAGATCGCCGAACGCATCCTCTACGGCCTGTATCCGGCTACGGATCGTGGCGAAGGGGAGGGGCTCACACCAGCTCAGGAATGGCTCGCGCAGAACGAATCTGCACCGGGCGCTCTTCGCAAGCTCATCTTGGACGAGGCCGACGACCACGCCCGCAAACTGCGAATCCAGGAAGCCTTTAACTGA
- a CDS encoding FHA domain-containing protein produces MSEFSNDPSQTSKFSAIVLGSPTEHPQLRALSGDDRVAISNLPIDSALLIVLSGPNEGARFLLNSDVTTAGRSTRQDIFLDDVTVSRKHAQFVRENGEFFVRDSHSLNGTYVNRELVDEAKLTDGDEVRIGKFALTFYASPLKGAAQ; encoded by the coding sequence ATGTCCGAATTTTCGAACGACCCAAGCCAGACTTCCAAGTTCTCGGCTATTGTTTTGGGCTCGCCCACTGAGCATCCGCAGCTTCGCGCGCTCAGCGGAGACGATCGCGTTGCCATCTCCAACCTGCCAATCGATTCGGCGCTGTTGATCGTCTTGTCGGGCCCAAACGAGGGCGCTCGCTTCCTTCTCAACTCCGATGTGACGACAGCAGGGCGTTCCACGCGCCAAGATATCTTCCTCGACGATGTCACTGTCTCCCGAAAGCATGCCCAGTTCGTTCGTGAGAATGGCGAGTTTTTCGTGCGCGATTCCCACTCGCTCAACGGTACATACGTCAACCGTGAGCTTGTCGATGAGGCGAAGCTGACCGACGGCGACGAGGTACGAATCGGCAAGTTTGCTCTCACTTTTTACGCGTCTCCGCTTAAGGGCGCCGCACAGTGA
- a CDS encoding MerR family transcriptional regulator: protein MLFGDTLPDLDNETGYRGPAVCRAIGITYRQLDYWDRIGLVEPSIRSASGSGSQRLYSFRDILVLKVVKRLLDTGVSLQQIRIAVDQLGEYGVEDLAAVTLMSDGASVYLCTSNDEVIDLINGGQGVFGIAVGRVWREVEGSLCELRPESLDHSSIVDELAARRAAKRSHAS, encoded by the coding sequence ATGCTTTTCGGCGACACGCTACCGGATCTGGACAACGAGACCGGCTACCGTGGCCCAGCTGTTTGCCGTGCTATTGGTATCACGTACCGCCAGCTCGATTACTGGGATCGCATCGGCTTAGTTGAGCCGTCGATTCGCTCAGCATCGGGATCCGGTTCACAGCGCCTATACTCGTTCCGCGACATCTTGGTGCTCAAGGTCGTCAAGCGCCTCCTTGACACGGGCGTTTCCCTCCAGCAGATTCGCATCGCCGTGGATCAGCTCGGGGAGTACGGCGTGGAGGATCTTGCAGCCGTCACCCTAATGTCGGATGGCGCCTCGGTGTACCTGTGCACCTCAAACGACGAAGTGATCGACCTGATCAACGGCGGCCAGGGCGTATTCGGGATCGCTGTCGGCCGCGTGTGGCGCGAAGTTGAAGGATCGCTCTGCGAGCTCCGCCCTGAGTCGCTTGATCACTCGTCGATTGTCGACGAACTCGCGGCGCGTCGGGCAGCGAAGCGTTCACACGCAAGCTAA
- a CDS encoding MerR family transcriptional regulator, with the protein MNAQPQVAPESLVSWPQEVSHEPTFKIGEVLDSLASEFPYLAASKLRYFESQELLAPHRTPSNQRMYSAADVERLRFILIEQRDRYTSLPQIKEMLKQLDTGLVQQAHPGRMRVLADNEVVKPQPGTRLHKDELAQLTGASIAEIEALIDAALLTPDSRGRLTTHAVDIVRYVRMLGEKGLDLRKIRMIRNSARQHAVNAVATLESDRSKSTPVFRERVVAEAGELATLMSNAYRALLLEGIDVELR; encoded by the coding sequence GTGAACGCGCAACCACAGGTTGCGCCCGAATCACTGGTCTCCTGGCCACAGGAGGTTTCTCACGAGCCCACCTTCAAGATTGGCGAAGTTTTGGATTCGCTGGCGAGCGAGTTCCCGTATCTTGCCGCGTCGAAGCTTCGATATTTCGAAAGCCAGGAGTTGCTCGCGCCGCACCGCACGCCGTCTAACCAGCGCATGTACTCGGCAGCAGATGTGGAACGCCTGCGCTTCATTTTGATCGAACAGCGCGATCGCTACACCTCCTTGCCTCAGATCAAGGAAATGCTCAAGCAACTTGATACTGGACTGGTACAACAGGCACATCCGGGCCGTATGCGCGTTCTGGCGGATAATGAGGTTGTCAAACCACAGCCTGGAACTCGCCTACACAAGGACGAGCTGGCACAACTGACAGGTGCCTCGATTGCCGAGATCGAGGCACTCATTGACGCCGCGCTATTGACTCCCGATTCGCGTGGTCGTCTTACCACGCATGCAGTGGACATCGTGCGTTACGTCCGTATGCTGGGGGAGAAGGGGCTCGATCTGCGCAAGATTCGCATGATCCGCAATTCGGCTCGCCAGCACGCCGTGAATGCTGTCGCGACCTTGGAATCGGACCGCTCAAAGTCCACGCCTGTTTTCCGTGAGCGCGTCGTCGCCGAGGCAGGGGAACTGGCCACTCTCATGTCGAATGCGTATCGGGCACTGCTCCTCGAAGGGATCGACGTCGAGCTGCGTTAG
- a CDS encoding glycosyltransferase family 39 protein, giving the protein MAMRWSRAEKLACVMATLAVVIAWSIHLGANGYANNFYSAAAWAGSQSWNALLWGSVDPEGFISVDKPPLALWAPALLIKVFGLHPWSVILPQVLMGGASAALIFAMVRGALTQFSVQLRLAMGSLAVLFFVLTPVAALMFRYNNPDALLALLMTGSAGAALRAIAHGRLRWLAVSGVLLGLGFLTKQLQVALIFPALYLAVALYFGASWRRRAAGLATHFAAFVGTLGLWAVPAALVSPASRPFFGGSKANSFIELTLGYNGLARVSGHGKDSSGILGMLTDRVLSLGRLFAPTNALQWSYFAFVGLVIPVVAYIVLVRKLRQTTSDATLRTFVANPSERDVRATHATLVLAYGWFLTSFFIFSWMKGIFHSYYLVGMMPPMLVAVFVGLGIVVAYREELTRRAWIGLAVLAVVTLAWQYVLMIFAKGWMRTGAIVAGVAVVIGALLLTRGKVGLAYGWNTGVGKTVAALTGVAFLAIPFAATAQTNALPHKGSVPKAPYALKSARKGLPDPCEPDFSSTGATKIESGFDGLRAIATSDAARWPLATVSSYCASLYELATERPVMAIGGWDAVDPVPTLDTFKDLVRNGHVRYFIPRYPTPGGEFLGKVSRKDKPGNAQDITTWVIDNFQSQVIDGLSVFDLSVPKK; this is encoded by the coding sequence ATGGCGATGAGATGGTCGCGGGCGGAGAAGCTCGCATGTGTGATGGCAACGCTGGCGGTGGTGATCGCGTGGTCGATCCACCTAGGAGCCAACGGTTACGCGAATAACTTTTATTCGGCCGCTGCATGGGCCGGTTCGCAATCGTGGAATGCGTTGCTGTGGGGTTCGGTCGATCCGGAGGGGTTCATTAGCGTGGATAAGCCGCCGCTCGCGCTGTGGGCTCCTGCACTCTTGATCAAGGTTTTCGGTCTTCACCCGTGGTCGGTGATCCTTCCGCAAGTGTTGATGGGCGGCGCGAGCGCGGCACTCATTTTCGCGATGGTTCGCGGAGCGCTCACCCAGTTTTCGGTACAGTTGCGGCTCGCAATGGGAAGCCTGGCAGTGTTGTTCTTTGTGCTCACTCCCGTTGCGGCTTTGATGTTCCGGTACAACAACCCCGATGCACTACTTGCACTGTTGATGACCGGCTCGGCTGGCGCCGCTTTGCGGGCGATTGCGCACGGACGCCTCCGGTGGCTCGCCGTGTCGGGTGTCCTTCTCGGGCTTGGCTTCCTCACCAAGCAGCTGCAGGTCGCACTGATTTTCCCCGCGCTGTACCTAGCTGTTGCGTTGTACTTCGGCGCCTCCTGGCGACGCCGGGCTGCCGGGCTCGCTACGCATTTTGCGGCTTTTGTGGGAACGCTGGGGTTGTGGGCAGTTCCCGCAGCTCTGGTTTCGCCGGCGTCGCGTCCGTTCTTTGGCGGTAGTAAGGCAAATTCGTTCATCGAGCTCACGCTGGGTTACAACGGGCTTGCTCGTGTTTCCGGACATGGCAAGGACAGTAGCGGTATTCTCGGGATGCTCACGGATCGAGTGTTGTCATTGGGCCGTTTGTTCGCACCGACCAACGCGTTGCAATGGTCCTATTTCGCATTTGTGGGGCTCGTGATTCCCGTCGTCGCGTACATTGTGCTCGTGCGCAAGTTGCGGCAGACGACGTCGGACGCAACGTTGCGCACGTTCGTTGCGAATCCTTCGGAACGTGATGTACGGGCCACCCACGCAACACTGGTGCTTGCGTATGGCTGGTTTCTCACGTCGTTCTTCATCTTCTCGTGGATGAAAGGCATCTTCCACAGCTACTACCTGGTGGGGATGATGCCTCCGATGCTCGTGGCAGTCTTTGTCGGGCTCGGCATAGTTGTCGCGTATCGCGAGGAACTCACACGCAGAGCCTGGATCGGCCTCGCTGTGCTGGCCGTGGTGACACTCGCGTGGCAGTACGTGCTGATGATCTTTGCGAAAGGCTGGATGCGGACGGGTGCGATCGTTGCCGGGGTTGCAGTGGTGATCGGTGCTCTCCTCCTGACTCGTGGGAAGGTGGGGCTTGCGTACGGATGGAACACCGGCGTCGGGAAAACGGTTGCCGCACTCACTGGAGTCGCTTTCCTTGCGATTCCATTTGCTGCCACTGCACAGACGAATGCTCTCCCGCACAAGGGGAGCGTGCCGAAGGCGCCGTACGCCCTGAAGTCTGCACGCAAGGGCCTGCCCGATCCGTGCGAACCTGATTTCTCGAGCACTGGCGCAACCAAGATCGAATCCGGGTTCGACGGGCTTCGGGCAATCGCAACCTCCGACGCAGCGCGCTGGCCACTCGCCACAGTGAGCTCGTATTGCGCATCGTTGTACGAGCTCGCAACCGAACGCCCCGTGATGGCGATCGGCGGCTGGGACGCCGTGGACCCTGTGCCGACGTTGGACACGTTCAAAGACCTTGTCCGCAACGGTCACGTTCGGTATTTCATTCCACGGTATCCGACGCCAGGCGGCGAGTTCTTGGGGAAGGTATCGCGCAAGGACAAGCCAGGGAATGCGCAAGATATCACGACGTGGGTGATCGACAACTTCCAGTCACAAGTCATCGATGGGCTTTCAGTCTTCGACCTCAGCGTTCCAAAGAAGTAA
- a CDS encoding glycosyltransferase family 2 protein — translation MKDNRSVPRVWFVIPCYNETEALALSTGVFVGELRSLIDAGKVAPESSVCFVNDGSSDGTWELINELAAENPLVRGITLSRNRGHQHALFAGLMEAYEQGVDVTISMDADGQDDVHAATAMLDEYTKGADVVYGVRSSREKDTFFKRFTAESYYKVLGHMGAEVVFNHADYRLMSSDALAGLAEFSERNLFLRGMVPLVGFKSAQVEYERAERVAGESHYPLRKMLALAFDGITSFSVKPLQYVTTLGMLFSLLGFVGVAWALIAFFTGHAVAGWASTIAVLSIIGGIQMLALGVIGTYIGKIYIETKRRPRFIISERTWE, via the coding sequence ATGAAGGATAACCGTTCAGTGCCACGGGTGTGGTTCGTCATCCCGTGCTACAACGAAACGGAGGCGCTCGCTCTTTCCACGGGTGTGTTCGTGGGCGAGTTGCGTTCACTCATCGACGCTGGGAAAGTGGCTCCCGAAAGCTCTGTCTGCTTCGTCAACGATGGCTCAAGCGACGGTACATGGGAGTTGATCAACGAGCTCGCGGCCGAGAATCCACTTGTGCGAGGCATCACGCTCTCACGTAACCGCGGGCACCAGCATGCGCTTTTCGCCGGTCTCATGGAGGCCTATGAGCAGGGTGTGGATGTAACGATCTCGATGGACGCCGACGGCCAGGACGACGTCCACGCTGCCACCGCGATGCTCGACGAATACACGAAGGGCGCAGACGTCGTGTACGGCGTTCGCTCGAGCCGCGAAAAGGACACTTTCTTCAAGCGGTTCACGGCAGAGAGCTACTATAAGGTCCTCGGCCATATGGGGGCCGAGGTGGTGTTTAACCACGCCGATTATCGTTTGATGAGTTCTGACGCACTCGCCGGCCTTGCAGAGTTTTCTGAGCGCAATCTGTTCCTGCGCGGAATGGTTCCGTTGGTCGGTTTCAAATCCGCCCAAGTCGAATACGAACGTGCCGAGCGCGTGGCGGGGGAGAGTCACTATCCTCTCCGCAAGATGCTCGCCCTCGCTTTCGACGGCATCACCTCGTTTTCGGTCAAGCCCCTCCAGTACGTCACTACGCTCGGGATGCTGTTCTCGTTGCTAGGCTTTGTGGGAGTGGCGTGGGCACTGATCGCTTTCTTTACCGGGCATGCAGTGGCGGGATGGGCATCCACGATCGCAGTGCTCTCGATCATCGGCGGTATTCAAATGCTCGCCCTTGGCGTGATCGGCACGTACATTGGCAAGATATATATCGAGACGAAGCGCCGCCCGCGCTTCATTATCTCCGAGCGCACTTGGGAGTGA